GGGGCGACCGGCCCGGCGGTGTCGAGCGTGTCCGGGCAGGTCGTGGCCTCGGACGGTGAGAGCGCACAGAGCCGGTCGGACCGGCCGCTGGCGACCAGGTCGACGGCCTGGTCGAGCAACTCGCGCGCCTGCTCCTCGGAGATGTTCTGCCGCGTCTCGATCAGCCCGCATCCGGTCAGGGCCACGACCAGCAGAACCAGCGCGATGGACAGACGAAGCGGCACGGCCGGCAGGGTATCCGGGTCCGGATTCGGTCCGGCTGCCAGGGGAGGGTTTGTTCCGGTAGACTCGTCTGCCCTTGAGCACCCGTACTGAGCTTCCGAACGCCACACCAACCAGCACGGTCCGCACGACCACCGTCCCGGGCGAACACGCGATGGTCGCACTGCTCGGCACGCACGACGAGCTGCTGAAGCTGATCGAAGCGGACTTCGACGTGGACATCCTGGTTCGTGGCGACACGATCACCATCACCGGTGATCCACTTGAGGCTGACCACGTCGTCCAGGTCTTCGATGAACTCCAGTCCCTGGTGGAGGGCGGGCAGCAACTCGACGCCGGCACCGTCACCTCGACCATCCAGATGGTCACCGGCGCCGATGAGGCCCGCGCGTCGGAGGTGCTGGCCGATGAGGCCCTCTCGCACCGAGGCCGCTCCATCCGCCCGAAGACCTTCGGGCAGAAGCGGTACCTGGACGCCATCCGCACCAACACCGTGACGTTCGGGATCGGCCCTGCCGGGACGGGCAAGACCTACCTGGCCATGGCCATGGCCGTCCTCGCGCTCAAGCGCAAGGAGGTCAGCCGGATCATCCTGACCCGTCCGGCGGTCGAGGCCGGCGAACGGCTGGGCTTCCTCCCCGGGACCCTGTTCGAGAAGATCGACCCCTACCTCCGCCCCCTGTTCGACGCCCTCCACGACATGATGGACGCCGACAACCTGGGGACCCTCATGGAGCGTGGGGTCATCGAGGTTGCGCCGCTCGCCTACATGCGGGGACGGACGCTGAACGACGCCTTCATCGTGCTCGACGAGGCACAGAACACCACCCCGGAACAGATGAAGATGTTCCTCACCCGCATCGGGTTCGGGTCGAAGGCCGTGGTCACCGGCGACATCACCCAGGTGGACCTGCCCGGCGCCAGCCGCTCCGGGCTGCGCGTGGTTCGCGAGATCCTGACTGACATCGACGGCATCGCGTTCGCCGAGCTCTCCAGTCGTGACGTCGTCCGGCACTCGATCGTCCAGCAGATCGTTGCGGCCTACGAGACCTGGGGAGACAATCAGCAATCATGACGGAGGGCAGCAGACCCGTCCTGGTCAGCGACGAGCGCACGTCGGCCGACCAGACCCCCGTCGATGCCGAGCGACTCCGGACGTTGGCCGTCATGACCCTGGACGGCATGGCCGTCCCGCCACAGATGGAGGTGACCGTCATGCTGGTCGACACCGACCGGATGGCGGACCTCAACCAGGAGCACATGGGCCACGAGGGACCGACCGACGTCCTGGCCTTCCCGCTGGACGCCGTCGACGACACCGTCCCGGACCGCCCAGCCATCCTCGGTGACGTCGTGCTGTGCCCTGCCGTCGCGGCTGCCCAGGCCCCGGAGAACGACAGCACGCCGCAGGCCGAGATGGAGCTGCTCATCGTCCACGGGATACTGCACCTGCTGGGGCACGACCACGCCGAGCCGGAGGAGGAGCGCGTGATGTTCACCCTGACCTACAAGCTCCTGGCGACGTTTCTCGCGAGCAACCCCGCGCCCATCGCTGAGTCGAGCACAGCCGAGCCGTCACACGCCCAGCCGGTGCCCGCTCGGCCCAGCGCAGGACAGGACCACACGTGAGCCCCGGACTGATCCAGCTGCTGGTTGCACTGGCGCTCACCGTCATCACCGGGTACTTCGCGACCGCACGGGCCGCCCTGGACCGGATGACCGTCGCGCGAGCCGCCCGTCTGGTGGACGAGGACCGGGCCGGCGCAGCCCGGGTCGTGGCGCTGCTCGAGGGGGCCAGCCGCTCCTGGTCCGCCCTGACGCTGCTGATCGTCCTGCCCTTCGTCACCTCCGTGGCCCTGGTCACCGCAGTCCTGCTGGACCGCCTGAGCACGGGACCGGCCATCGCTGCCGCTGTCGCGGTCACAGCCGTGACCGGGTACGTGGCCGTGGATCTCGTTCCCCGGTCGGTCGCGCTCCGCCGTCCCGAGGACATCGCGTGCCGTACCGCCGGACCCGTCACGGCGGCGACCACACTGCTCAAGCTTCCGGCCATGCTGCTGGTGTGGGCCGGCGGCCGCATCCTGCCGGGGGCCGAGGACGGGGCGGAGGCCTTCGTGACGGAGGAGGCCATCCGCGACCTGATCGACGAGGCCGAAGGACAGTCGATCGAGCCGTCCGAGCGGGCCATGATCCACTCCATCTTCGAGTTGGGCGACACGCTGGTCCGGGAGATCATGGTCCCGCGGCCGGACGTCGTCATGGTCTCCGTCGCGCAGCCGCTGTCGGAGGTCGTCGGTGTGATCCTGGACCACGGCTACTCGCGGATCCCCGTCCACCGTGGGGACGAGCGCGACGACATCGCCGGTGTCCTCTACGCCAAGGACGTGCTGAAGCGGATCCACTTCGAAGGTTCGGAGGAGGGCGACTGGGAGGAGATGATCAGGGCGCCATACGTGGTCCCGGAGCTCAAGAGCGTCGACACGCTCCTCAGTGAGTTGCAGGCCGAGCAGGTCCACCTGGCTGTTGTCGTCGACGAGTACGGGGCCCTGGCCGGCATCGCGACCATCGAGGATGTGCTGGAGGAGATCGTCGGCGAGATCGTCGACGAGTACGACTCGGAGGAGGCGTTGGTCGAGGTCGAGGGCGATGGCGTGTGGCGGGTCGACGCGAGGCTGCAGGTGTCCGCGCTGGAGGAGATCACCCAGACCGACCTGCCCGACGACGACTGGGACACCGTCGGCGGCCTGCTCTACGGCGTGCTCGGCCACGTTCCCCGAACCGGTGAGTCGGTCGAACTCGACACTGCTCGCCTCAGCGCCGTCAAGGTGCGTGGCCGGCGAATCGTGGAGGTGCTCGTGGAGCGGATCGATCCCGAAGCGGATGAGGAGACATCGCTCACGGTGGACTCGCACGACGCCGACGGCTCGCGCGAGGAGTCGACCAACGGCGGACGCACCCGCGACCAGGTCGAGGCCGGCGTCACCGAGGAGTCGGCTCGGTGAGCCCGTCACCCGAGGAACTCGACGAGCTGCTCGAGCAGGCCGTGGCGGCCCGCGAGCGCGCCTACGCCCCGTACTCGGACTTCCGGGTCGGCGCGGCGCTGCGGACCACGGACGGCACCGTCTTTCGCGGCTGCAACGTCGAGAACGCGGCGTATCCCGCGACGATCTGCGCTGAGCGGACGGCCCTGGTCGGCGCAGTGGCCGCCGGTCATCACCACTTCGACGCCATTGCGGTCGTCGGCTCGGGCCCGGGGGCGACGACGCCCTGCGGGGTGTGTCGTCAGATGCTCTTCGAGTTCGCTCCCGACCTCGTCGTCCACGCCGCCGGGACCGATGGGGCGACGATGACGGTGCGTCTGGGAGAGGCCCTGCTGCCACACGGCTTCGGGCCGGCCCGTCTGCGCGCCGCTGGCGGCGGAACCGCTCCCTAGGAGCAGGTTTGGGGGTGGCTTGTCCCAATCCTGCGTAGGTATGCTCGACAACACAGATGCTCGACGACAGCGATGAGCACCGTCCCTACGAGGACTATGCGGTGCGCCATGTCATGGGCAGTCTCGATGAGTCAGAGTCCGGCGCCTTCCGGTCCCACCTCCTTGACTGCTCGGAGTGCCGTGCCCGTGTTGGCGAGCTGCGTTCGATCGCCTCGGACCTGGCGGAGGTCGAGCGGACCGAACGGCTGGAGCGGGCGGCTGCGCGCGTGGAGATCAAAGAGCGCGAGTCCGAGGAGGAGGTCGCGCCGCCCGATCTCGAGGAGCCGCCGTCACGCTCCCTGCGAGCGGCGACTATCGCCGGGATCCTCTTGATCGTCGTGCTCAGCGTCTGGAACTTCGTCCTCCGGGCGCAGAACTCGGATTTGTCCACGGCGGTCTCGGCCCTCAACGGCGCCGCGGAGACGGTGAACTTCGGGGACGCCTGGACGACCGAGGACACGGCGCTGGGGCATGAGGGGGTCGCGCGGGTGGATGATGGTCGGCTGGCCATCCTCGTTCGGGGGACCGACGACGACGCGACCTACTCCATCACATTCTTCGATGCCGATGGGTTTCGGCTTGACCGGGACCGTGTCCGCTCGACGGGCGGACAGGTCCGCTGGTTCGTGAGCAACATGCCGGCCAGCTTCGCCCGGGCCGAGCTCTCGCTGCAGCGAGGGACCGGGGACACCGTCATCTTCCGCGCCTCGGCCAACTAGGAGCGCGCCCGCTACCATCACAGCCCTCCACTGAGGGCGCGTAGCTCAGTGGGACGAGCGCTCCGCTCACACCGGAGAGGTCGCTGGTTCGATCCCAGCCGCGCCCACCAACGCGCTCTTCGCCATCGAGCACCAGAGGTCCGTCGAGCACCAAGGGTTCAGTCCATGTCCTGGCGCGCGGCGTCTGCACGAGCGCGGAGGTCTACGATCCCCTCCTCGAAGCTGTCGTAGCGCCACAACGCCGACCCGCTGATGAACACGTTGGCCCCGGCCTTGGCTGCGCCAGCGATGGTGTCCGGACCGATGCCGCCGTCGACTTCGAGCTCGATGTCGCGGCCGCTGGCCTCGATCATGAGGCGTGCCCTGGTCACCTTCTGCTCCATCGACGAGAGGTAGCTCTGCCCGCCGAAGCCGGGGTTCACCGTCATGATGAGGATCATGTCCACCAGGTCCATGACGTCTTCGCAGTGCGAGAGCGGCGTGGCGGGGGAGAGGGCGATGCCGACACGCGAGCCCCACTCCTTGATCTGGTGATAGGTCCGGTGGGGCATCCCGAGCGTCTCCGGGTGGCAGATGATCATCTCGCAGCCGGCCTGCTTGACGTACCGCTCGAGGAGATCCTCCGGCCGGTCAGCCATGATGTGGGCCTCGAAGGGCAGGCCGACCATGCGACGGCACGCGGCGATGACGTCAGGGCCGAAGGTGATGTTCGGGACGTACGTGCCGTCCATGACGTCCCACTGCAGCCGGTCGGCACCTGCTGCCTCCAACGCCTGGCAGTCCCGCCCCAGGTTGGCGAAGTCGGCTGAGAGGGTCGAGGGAACGATCGTGGTGGTGGTCACACCCGAAACCTAGCCCAGGTGCACGTGCTCAAACGGTAGGTGGGCAGGCCGATGCCGGCGGTTGAGTGCGACGACGTAGTCGCCGTCGTCGTAGAACTCGCCCTCCCAGGTCGCCCATCTGGCGACCGGCTCGAGTCCGGCCCTCTGCACAGGCCGCGTCGTAGGTCGCGAGAGCCAGAGGCGTCCCTCCTGGCCCACCCTCCAGGCTCCACCCGGCGAGGAGGTGGCCGCCGGGAACGAGGTGGGCCGCCAGCCGCGCGAGGGCGGAATCCAGCGTCCCCGGGGTCAGGAAGACCATGACGTTCCCCGCAGCGACGACCACGTCGACGGTGCGCCCCAGATCCAGCTCGGCCAGGTCGCCCTGCACCCACTCGACGGTCGGGGCCTCCCGTCGCGCAACGGTGAGCATGGACGGATCGAGGTCGACGCCGATGACGTCCACACCTCGTCGGCTGAGCTCCGCGCCGACCCTGCCCGTCCCGCAGCCGGCGTCGAGGACCGTGGATGGCGCCAGGGTCATCACGAGGTTGGCCTCGCCGTGGGGGCTGCGTCCCTCCGCAGCTGTTGCGTTCTGCGCGTCCGACACGCGCCGGTGGTAGTCCTCGCCGTCGGAGCCGGCTGCGAGCCAGGGGTTGGGGTCATCACCACTGGTCATGATCCCGACGACCGAATTGCGGAGGGCCGCGAGGGCGATCGCAGTCTCAGCTGAGGCGCTCGACGATGATGGCCATGCCTTGGCCCCCACCGACACACATGGTCTCCAAGCCGATC
The sequence above is a segment of the Euzebya tangerina genome. Coding sequences within it:
- a CDS encoding PhoH family protein, whose protein sequence is MPLSTRTELPNATPTSTVRTTTVPGEHAMVALLGTHDELLKLIEADFDVDILVRGDTITITGDPLEADHVVQVFDELQSLVEGGQQLDAGTVTSTIQMVTGADEARASEVLADEALSHRGRSIRPKTFGQKRYLDAIRTNTVTFGIGPAGTGKTYLAMAMAVLALKRKEVSRIILTRPAVEAGERLGFLPGTLFEKIDPYLRPLFDALHDMMDADNLGTLMERGVIEVAPLAYMRGRTLNDAFIVLDEAQNTTPEQMKMFLTRIGFGSKAVVTGDITQVDLPGASRSGLRVVREILTDIDGIAFAELSSRDVVRHSIVQQIVAAYETWGDNQQS
- the ybeY gene encoding rRNA maturation RNase YbeY — translated: MTEGSRPVLVSDERTSADQTPVDAERLRTLAVMTLDGMAVPPQMEVTVMLVDTDRMADLNQEHMGHEGPTDVLAFPLDAVDDTVPDRPAILGDVVLCPAVAAAQAPENDSTPQAEMELLIVHGILHLLGHDHAEPEEERVMFTLTYKLLATFLASNPAPIAESSTAEPSHAQPVPARPSAGQDHT
- a CDS encoding hemolysin family protein; translated protein: MSPGLIQLLVALALTVITGYFATARAALDRMTVARAARLVDEDRAGAARVVALLEGASRSWSALTLLIVLPFVTSVALVTAVLLDRLSTGPAIAAAVAVTAVTGYVAVDLVPRSVALRRPEDIACRTAGPVTAATTLLKLPAMLLVWAGGRILPGAEDGAEAFVTEEAIRDLIDEAEGQSIEPSERAMIHSIFELGDTLVREIMVPRPDVVMVSVAQPLSEVVGVILDHGYSRIPVHRGDERDDIAGVLYAKDVLKRIHFEGSEEGDWEEMIRAPYVVPELKSVDTLLSELQAEQVHLAVVVDEYGALAGIATIEDVLEEIVGEIVDEYDSEEALVEVEGDGVWRVDARLQVSALEEITQTDLPDDDWDTVGGLLYGVLGHVPRTGESVELDTARLSAVKVRGRRIVEVLVERIDPEADEETSLTVDSHDADGSREESTNGGRTRDQVEAGVTEESAR
- the cdd gene encoding cytidine deaminase, whose amino-acid sequence is MSPSPEELDELLEQAVAARERAYAPYSDFRVGAALRTTDGTVFRGCNVENAAYPATICAERTALVGAVAAGHHHFDAIAVVGSGPGATTPCGVCRQMLFEFAPDLVVHAAGTDGATMTVRLGEALLPHGFGPARLRAAGGGTAP
- the rpe gene encoding ribulose-phosphate 3-epimerase; protein product: MTTTTIVPSTLSADFANLGRDCQALEAAGADRLQWDVMDGTYVPNITFGPDVIAACRRMVGLPFEAHIMADRPEDLLERYVKQAGCEMIICHPETLGMPHRTYHQIKEWGSRVGIALSPATPLSHCEDVMDLVDMILIMTVNPGFGGQSYLSSMEQKVTRARLMIEASGRDIELEVDGGIGPDTIAGAAKAGANVFISGSALWRYDSFEEGIVDLRARADAARQDMD
- a CDS encoding class I SAM-dependent methyltransferase; amino-acid sequence: MTSGDDPNPWLAAGSDGEDYHRRVSDAQNATAAEGRSPHGEANLVMTLAPSTVLDAGCGTGRVGAELSRRGVDVIGVDLDPSMLTVARREAPTVEWVQGDLAELDLGRTVDVVVAAGNVMVFLTPGTLDSALARLAAHLVPGGHLLAGWSLEGGPGGTPLALATYDAACAEGRTRAGRQMGDLGGRVLRRRRLRRRTQPPASACPPTV